A genomic segment from [Flavobacterium] thermophilum encodes:
- the rapA_1 gene encoding RNA polymerase-associated protein rapA, whose amino-acid sequence MFHAGEVVYGPYFPENVEVKRCELLEDFYIIEAIGRETHQFYELMLEKEKIAELKRLKENASQQPVQGEDIQRYLQYLMFRHEMMYSRTRALGNKKLLPLPHQIEAVYGRMLQVPQIRFLLADDPGAGKTIMAGMLIKELKARYSIERILILTPPLVVKQWQEEMMEKFHEHFSIMNRHVVKEYSGKNPFVDHRQCLASMYWAAREDVKPLIQEADFDLIIIDEAHKMAAYTEGTVKKRITRTKLYQLGESILRKAPHCLLLTATPHKGDMENFRHLMRLIDEDVFANIQRK is encoded by the coding sequence ATGTTTCATGCTGGTGAGGTCGTTTATGGTCCGTATTTTCCTGAAAATGTCGAAGTAAAACGTTGTGAACTATTGGAGGATTTCTATATTATTGAAGCGATTGGACGGGAAACGCATCAGTTTTATGAATTAATGCTGGAAAAGGAAAAAATAGCAGAGTTGAAAAGATTAAAGGAAAATGCAAGCCAGCAGCCTGTACAAGGAGAGGACATTCAGCGATATTTACAATATTTGATGTTCCGTCATGAGATGATGTATTCTCGCACACGGGCATTAGGGAACAAGAAACTTCTCCCATTGCCGCACCAAATTGAGGCGGTGTATGGAAGAATGCTTCAAGTTCCGCAAATCCGCTTTTTATTGGCGGATGATCCTGGCGCGGGGAAGACGATTATGGCAGGAATGCTGATTAAGGAATTAAAGGCAAGATATAGCATTGAGCGCATTCTTATTTTGACTCCCCCGTTAGTTGTCAAGCAGTGGCAAGAAGAAATGATGGAGAAGTTTCACGAACATTTCTCGATTATGAACCGCCATGTAGTTAAAGAGTACAGCGGGAAAAATCCGTTTGTCGATCACCGTCAATGTTTAGCATCGATGTATTGGGCGGCGCGGGAGGATGTGAAGCCGCTTATTCAAGAGGCCGATTTCGATTTAATTATCATCGATGAAGCCCATAAAATGGCAGCGTATACCGAAGGAACAGTAAAAAAACGGATAACAAGAACGAAGTTGTATCAATTGGGCGAATCGATTTTACGGAAAGCGCCGCATTGTTTATTGCTTACTGCTACTCCGCATAAAGGCGATATGGAGAATTTTCGCCATTTAATGAGGTTAATTGATGAGGATGTTTTCGCAAACATACAAAGGAAATGA
- the rapA_2 gene encoding RNA polymerase-associated protein rapA, producing the protein MRMFSQTYKGNESLREKTNPFMIRRLKESMKNFDGTPLFPKRTTKTIQYTLTEEELALYNAVTDYVREHFNRAIRNGSHSTAFAMMLLQRRLSSSLEAILLSLKRRYKRLVHLYKQTEQERRKYVNKINQIEWDDYLEEDSEQQEQLEKQIVQAVDSIDPVELKKEIIVLKKLIEQAENLRLYAVEKKYQELEKTLFGTNGLLQRNEKILIFTEYADTLNYLEKKLLERVPRVAKIVGSFSIEERRRQVELFRNECSIMLATDAGGESINLQFCNQMINYDIPWNPNKLEQRMGRIHRVGQKNEVFVFNLVAQNTREGHVLIRLLEKMERMKEDLGADLVYNFIGEVMEDKWNSLANLMQEAILNRERLDDVIANMEKVLSEEHKKLLQLLQEERLAEDPIDLSGLKREQNDLIVNRIPIRAYADLATYILKKKKVRVYESNDGKVKRVERLPKFIRDHLPELSQYQGESFRFTGFREYETEEVALLTGDHPIFRLSMDLMKKEIEKHDWERYLVTYDVPEPLMVEVYQVRIVDGTGKELENHFIHLAKRENGEIVVLHPYWLFAGNFSDQVLVLNDYTSNDHTIHVIKHSSFIRDQIQAKRQKQLDKILSFLEKSFHQQYQDLLEKIDQYQKENIDNRNSALINQMNARIIDLEMKKEERLTLIRRQKNISMKPPKKMLSLQLVPSGRSKRVMAVDYKEVVETYEKANGRMNVKMFDCLGLVDFYSERFNGEERYIILTNDHNYMPSEQHLEDLSDILSNVYIYVVQDGQIVEERQMDRIGIKLV; encoded by the coding sequence ATGAGGATGTTTTCGCAAACATACAAAGGAAATGAAAGCTTGCGTGAAAAAACCAACCCGTTTATGATTCGCCGTTTAAAAGAAAGCATGAAAAATTTTGATGGAACACCGCTGTTTCCGAAGCGGACGACAAAAACGATTCAATATACATTGACCGAAGAGGAACTAGCTTTATACAACGCAGTTACAGATTATGTAAGGGAACATTTTAACCGTGCGATTCGAAACGGAAGCCATAGCACGGCGTTTGCCATGATGCTGCTTCAACGCCGGTTAAGCTCTTCGCTGGAAGCCATTTTATTATCTTTAAAGAGAAGATATAAACGATTAGTTCATTTATACAAACAGACAGAGCAAGAAAGAAGGAAGTATGTAAACAAAATAAATCAAATAGAGTGGGATGACTATTTAGAAGAAGACAGCGAACAGCAGGAGCAATTGGAAAAACAGATAGTGCAGGCAGTGGACTCGATTGATCCAGTGGAATTAAAAAAAGAAATCATCGTATTAAAGAAATTAATCGAACAAGCGGAAAATTTGCGTCTGTATGCGGTGGAGAAAAAGTATCAAGAATTAGAAAAAACATTGTTTGGTACAAACGGTCTGCTTCAGCGAAACGAAAAAATTCTCATTTTTACGGAGTATGCGGATACATTGAATTATTTAGAGAAGAAACTGCTTGAACGTGTGCCGAGAGTAGCGAAAATAGTCGGGAGCTTTTCGATCGAAGAACGCCGAAGACAAGTAGAGCTGTTTCGAAATGAATGTTCGATTATGCTAGCAACAGATGCGGGCGGCGAATCGATTAATTTACAATTTTGCAATCAAATGATCAACTATGATATACCATGGAACCCAAATAAATTAGAGCAGCGGATGGGGCGTATTCATCGGGTTGGGCAGAAGAACGAGGTGTTTGTATTTAACTTAGTTGCTCAAAATACCCGGGAAGGTCATGTTCTAATCCGTTTGCTTGAAAAAATGGAGCGCATGAAAGAAGATTTAGGGGCAGATCTAGTTTACAATTTTATCGGCGAAGTAATGGAAGATAAATGGAACAGTTTAGCAAATTTGATGCAGGAAGCGATTTTAAACCGTGAACGTCTAGATGACGTAATTGCCAATATGGAAAAAGTATTGTCGGAAGAACATAAGAAATTGCTTCAACTGCTACAAGAAGAACGGCTGGCCGAAGATCCAATTGATTTATCTGGATTAAAACGTGAACAAAATGATTTAATCGTAAATCGTATTCCTATTCGGGCATATGCCGATTTGGCAACATACATTTTAAAAAAGAAAAAAGTACGTGTTTACGAATCAAATGATGGGAAAGTAAAACGCGTGGAGCGTTTGCCGAAATTTATTCGTGATCATCTTCCTGAATTGTCCCAGTACCAAGGGGAAAGTTTTCGTTTTACTGGGTTTCGTGAATATGAAACAGAGGAAGTGGCGCTGTTAACGGGTGACCATCCAATTTTTCGATTAAGCATGGATTTGATGAAAAAGGAAATAGAAAAACATGATTGGGAAAGATATTTAGTTACCTATGATGTCCCTGAACCGTTGATGGTAGAAGTATATCAGGTTCGCATTGTAGATGGGACTGGAAAAGAGCTAGAAAATCATTTTATCCATCTAGCAAAGCGGGAAAATGGCGAAATTGTGGTTCTGCATCCGTATTGGCTATTTGCAGGCAATTTTTCTGATCAAGTTCTAGTATTAAATGATTATACATCCAATGATCATACTATCCATGTCATTAAGCATTCTTCCTTCATTCGCGATCAAATACAAGCGAAGCGCCAGAAACAGCTGGATAAAATACTGTCATTTTTGGAAAAATCATTCCATCAGCAATACCAAGATCTGTTGGAAAAAATAGATCAATATCAAAAGGAAAATATCGATAACCGCAATAGTGCTCTGATTAACCAAATGAATGCTCGCATCATTGACTTGGAGATGAAAAAGGAAGAGCGTTTAACCCTCATCCGGCGCCAAAAAAACATTAGTATGAAACCGCCGAAAAAAATGCTTTCCTTACAGCTTGTCCCATCGGGGCGCAGTAAGAGAGTCATGGCGGTAGATTATAAAGAAGTTGTAGAAACGTATGAAAAGGCAAATGGTAGAATGAATGTTAAAATGTTTGATTGCCTTGGATTGGTAGATTTTTATAGCGAACGGTTTAATGGAGAAGAACGCTATATTATTTTAACGAATGACCATAACTATATGCCGTCTGAACAGCATCTGGAAGATTTATCCGACATTTTGTCCAACGTATACATTTATGTTGTTCAAGATGGTCAAATTGTTGAAGAAAGACAGATGGATCGAATTGGAATAAAACTCGTCTAA
- a CDS encoding Restriction endonuclease codes for MQSQFIKDLITLPGFLIHGERKEGGTRMSKWWMIRAGDRNELIPLWLEKGIASIGWARLGDPKRFRSKEQLQRKADEVFAESKPKSRTSWVNQVWRFAHEIKKGDRVITYSKEKREYIVGTVTEEHRYDPSIGHPYYPNIIRVKWENATVPRDSLSDGAKNSLGSTLTVFRVDEWGDEIEQRLHSEPFSKPQHEEGETEEIVEDLVGKALMMIQDKVDKLDPWQMQDLVAGLLQAMGYNVQVSPKGPDGGVDVLAYKDAFGFEKPVIKVQVKHRKSAASAPEIQQLLGANPIDANCLFVSTGGFTSHAEAVAKHNSVKLIDLEELVNLIVHWYENMPSDARALLPLQKMYVPE; via the coding sequence ATGCAATCTCAGTTTATCAAAGATTTGATCACTTTACCAGGCTTTCTTATTCATGGAGAACGAAAAGAGGGAGGAACCCGGATGTCAAAATGGTGGATGATCCGCGCGGGCGACCGCAATGAACTGATTCCGCTTTGGCTGGAAAAGGGCATCGCATCGATCGGTTGGGCGAGATTGGGCGATCCGAAGCGCTTTCGGTCGAAAGAACAGCTGCAGCGAAAGGCGGATGAAGTGTTTGCCGAGTCAAAACCAAAATCGAGAACGAGTTGGGTGAATCAAGTATGGCGGTTTGCCCATGAAATCAAAAAGGGCGATCGAGTGATCACATATTCAAAAGAGAAAAGGGAGTACATTGTTGGAACCGTGACAGAAGAGCATCGTTACGATCCCTCCATCGGGCATCCCTATTATCCGAACATCATCCGGGTAAAATGGGAAAATGCGACAGTTCCAAGGGATTCGCTGTCAGACGGAGCGAAGAACAGTTTAGGTTCGACGCTGACGGTGTTTCGAGTGGACGAATGGGGCGATGAAATCGAGCAGCGTTTACACAGTGAACCATTCTCAAAACCTCAACATGAAGAGGGGGAAACGGAAGAAATCGTTGAAGACCTTGTTGGAAAAGCGTTGATGATGATCCAGGACAAAGTGGACAAGCTTGATCCGTGGCAAATGCAAGATTTAGTGGCGGGCTTGCTTCAAGCAATGGGGTACAATGTGCAAGTGAGTCCGAAAGGCCCTGACGGCGGTGTGGATGTGCTCGCCTATAAGGATGCGTTTGGCTTTGAAAAACCTGTAATCAAGGTGCAAGTGAAGCATCGCAAAAGCGCCGCCTCGGCCCCGGAAATCCAGCAGCTTCTCGGAGCCAACCCGATTGATGCCAATTGCCTGTTCGTCTCCACAGGCGGTTTTACGTCCCACGCAGAGGCAGTCGCCAAACATAATTCCGTGAAACTGATTGATTTGGAAGAGCTGGTCAACTTGATTGTCCATTGGTATGAGAACATGCCTAGCGATGCGAGAGCGCTGCTTCCGCTGCAGAAAATGTATGTGCCTGAATAA